A genomic segment from Dermacentor silvarum isolate Dsil-2018 chromosome 11, BIME_Dsil_1.4, whole genome shotgun sequence encodes:
- the LOC119433969 gene encoding ADP-ribosylation factor 6, which translates to MGKLLSKIFGNKEMRILMLGLDAAGKTTILYKLKLGQSVTTIPTVGFNVETVTYKNVKFNVWDVGGQDKIRPLWRHYYTGTQGLIFVVDCADRDRIDEARQELHKIINDREMRDAIILVFANKQDLPDAMKPHEIQEKLGLTRIRDRNWYVQPACATTGDGLFEGLTWLTSNHKS; encoded by the exons ATGGGGAAGCTCCTGTCCAAAATTTTCGGGAACAAGGAAATGAGGATCCTCATGTTGGGCCTCGACGCCGCCGGGAAGACCA CCATCCTGTACAAGTTGAAGCTGGGACAGTCGGTCACCACCATTCCCACGGTGGGTTTCAACGTGGAGACCGTCACCTACAAGAATGTCAAATTCAATGTCTGG GATGTTGGCGGCCAGGACAAGATTCGTCCCCTGTGGCGGCACTACTACACGGGCACGCAGGGACTAATCTTCGTGGTGGACTGCGCCGACCGGGACCGCATCGATGAGGCGCGGCAGGAGCTGCACAAGATCATCAACGACCGCGAGATGCGCGACGCCATCATCTTGGTCTTTGCCAACAAGCAGGACCTGCCCGACG CAATGAAGCCGCACGAGATCCAGGAGAAGCTCGGGCTGACGAGGATCCGCGACCGGAACTGGTACGTGCAGCCGGCGTGTGCCACAACGGGCGACGGACTCTTCGAAGGTCTCACGTGGCTCACCTCAAACCACAAGTCCTGA